In Chanodichthys erythropterus isolate Z2021 chromosome 9, ASM2448905v1, whole genome shotgun sequence, a genomic segment contains:
- the nexn gene encoding nexilin isoform X1, with protein MKKGKALSVCLKNSNMTEVMSMADVSTDMTHLNNTEDLNDIADVNDTENTITDENHKEETHDTSCMTEEVEMNSAAEEPKNTKLPEEEEPKQETKTTGRARKRERVPKANEENDEEADASHNTDMTNISDVALKQEKLLKTSKPIQRSYVPKLGKEDVKNKFEAMQKAREERNQKRSEEEQKKRREQYVKEREYSRRKQMIKELLASSDEEEEVKPTKIEKSYVPKITGSVKGKFAEMEKQRQEEERKRTEEERKKRAAQEAIEKAKIQKELAKKAEEEGDDSFLVRVVPAKSQKHPGKIKINFEDMEKSREEELKKRTEEEKKKRYDENRRSFREAKRRSMVEQLDDVESHPKEKEQMTPGKLRLTFEEQEKERQEQQRKQAEEEARRRLEEEKKAFEEAKLGMALDDEDTQDTQGEKEEFRPGKLRLSFEELERQRLEEEQKRAEEERKRRIEEERKAFAEARKSMVVNSDDDILLAMINSDGAKPGKLAISFEDLERQRREDEQKKKEEEAKQRLEEEKKLFAEARKNMSPGLDQDNLTGYGDKEVQDEDGTLVRTESQEAMHPGKLEINFEEMLKMKEEAEKKRKAEARRQKMEMEKKEFEQMRQEMGEDEINESSEVVSTEYEELTKLKRTGSIQAKSLKSKFEKIKQLTEEEIQKKIEEERARRKEIDEKIKEREAERCQEDEDEDKTTPTKAEDVPFRQKVDMRARFEQMAKAREEEQKRKIEEQKLQRMQFEQQEIDAALQKKREEEEEEEGSIINGSAAYEDEEDHARSGAPWFKKPLKNQSVVDAEPVRFTVKITGEPKPEVTWWFEGELLPDSEDYQYIERGETYCLYLPETFPEDEGEYMCKAVNSRGTAASTCILTIETEDY; from the exons ATGAAAAAAGGGAAg GCCCTGTCGGTGTGTTTGAAAAACAGCAACATGACTGAAGTGATGAGCATGGCGGATGTGTCAACAGACATGACACATTTAAACAACACAGAAGACTTGAACGATATTGCTGATGTTAATGATACAGAGAacacaatcactgatgaaaacCATAAAGAGGAAACACATGACACGAGTTGCATGACTGAAGAGGTGGAAATGAACAGTGCTGCAGAAGAACCAAAGAACACCAAGTTACCAGAGGAGGAAGAGCCCAAACAGGAGACAAAGACCACCGGCAGGgcaagaaaaagagagagggtTCCAAAAGCGAATGAGGAAAACGATGAAGAGGCTGATGCATCACATAATACAGATATGACAAATATATCAGATGTGGCCCTAAAACAAGAG AAACTGCTTAAAACATCTAAGCCTATACAGAGAAGTTATGTTCCCAAGTTGGGGAAAGAAGATGTGAAGAATAAGTTTGAGGCCATGCAGAAAGCTAGAGAAGAGAGAAACCAAAAGAGAAGTGAGGAAGAGCAAAAGAAACGCAGAGAGCAGTACGTTAAAGAGAGAGAGTACAGTCGCAGGAAGCAAATG ATAAAGGAACTCCTCGCCTCCAGCGATGAAGAGGAAGAGGTGAAGCCGACAAAGATAGAAAAATCATATGTTCCCAAGATTACAG GCAGCGTGAAGGGGAAGTTTGCAGAGATGGAGAAACAGAGGCAGGAGGAGGAGAGGAAAAGAACAGAAGAGGAGAGAAAGAAGCGAGCTGCACAGGAGGCCATAGAGAAGGCCAAGATTCAGAAAGAGCTGGCCAAGAAAGCTGAGGAG GAAGGTGATGACAGCTTTTTGGTACGAGTAGTGCCTGCAAAATCACAGAAACATCCAGGAAAGATCAAGATCAATTTTGAGGACATGGAGAAGAGCCGAGAAGAAGAACTAAAGAAGCGAACtgaggaggagaagaagaagagataCGATGAGAACCGGCGGTCCTTCCGAGAGGCAAAGCGTCGCTCCATGGTTGAACAG ttGGACGATGTAGAGTCTCATCCCAAAGAGAAGGAGCAGATGACCCCTGGTAAACTGCGTCTGACCTTTGAAGAACAGGAAAAAGAGCGACAGGAGCAACAGAGAAAACAGGCAGAGGAGGAAGCCCGACGCAGACTGGAGGAAGAAAAAAAGGCTTTTGAAGAGGCCAAGCTGGGCATG GCCCTGGATGATGAGGACACTCAGGATACACAAGGAGAGAAGGAAGAATTTAGACCTGGTAAACTCAGACTCAGCTTTGAAGAGCTGGAAAGACAGAGGCTGGAAGAGGAACAAAAGAGAGCGGAGGAAGAAAGGAAAAGACGCATTGAAGAAGAGAGAAAAGCCTTTGCCGAGGCCAGAAAGAGCATG GTTGTAAATAGTGACGACGACATCCTTCTGGCCATGATAAACTCAGACGGGGCCAAACCCGGGAAGCTGGCCATCAGCTTTGAAGATCTGGAAAGACAGAGACGTGAAGATGagcagaaaaagaaagaagaggaGGCCAAGCAACGCCTGGAAGAGGAGAAAAAACTTTTCGCAGAAGCTCGCAAGAACATG AGCCCTGGACTGGATCAGGATAATTTGACTGGATATGGAGATAAAGAA GTGCAAGATGAAGATGGAACTCTGGTGCGGACAGAGTCACAGGAAGCAATGCATCCAGGGAAACTAGAAATCAACTTTGAGGAGATGCTGAAAATGAAAGAGGAGGCAGAGAAGAAACGCAAGGCAGAGGCCAGACGCCAGAAAATGGAGATGGAGAAGAAAGAGTTTGAACAGATGCGACAAGAGATGGGCGAG GATGAGATCAATGAAAGCTCTGAGGTGGTGAGCACCGAGTATGAGGAGCTAACAAAGCTGAAGCGGACTGGCTCCATCCAGGCCAAAAGCCTAAAATCCAAGTTTGAGAAGATCAAGCAGCTCACAGAGGAAGAGATCCAGAAGAAGATCGAAGAGGAACGAGCAAGAAGGAAAGAAATTGACGAGAAAATCAAGGAGAGAGAGGCAGAGCGCTGTCAGGAG GATGAAGATGAGGACAAAACAACTCCAACTAAAGCAGAGGATGTTCCGTTCAGACAGAAAGTGGACATGAGAGCACGGTTCGAACAAATGGCGAAGGCCAGAGAAGAGGAGCAGAAGAGGAAGATCGAAGAGCAGAAATTACAGAGGATGCAATTTGAACAACAGGAGATTGATGCTGCTCTCCAAAAA AAAagggaagaagaggaggaggaagagggtAGCATCATTAATGGCTCTGCCGCCTACGAGGATGAAGAGGACCATGCCAGGTCAGGTGCTCCATGGTTTAAAAAGCCCCTGAAAAACCAGTCGGTGGTTGACGCAGAGCCTGTGCGGTTCACAGTGAAGATCACGGGAGAACCCAAACCAGAAGTCACCTGGTGGTTTGAGGGTGAGCTGCTGCCAGACTCTGAAGACTATCAGTACATTGAGAGAGGCGAGACCTACTGCCTGTACCTGCCGGAAACTTTCCCCGAGGATGAAGGAGAGTACATGTGCAAAGCCGTCAACAGCCGAGGCACTGCCGCCAGCACCTGCATTCTCACAATTGAAA CTGAGGATTACTGA
- the nexn gene encoding nexilin isoform X2 encodes MTEVMSMADVSTDMTHLNNTEDLNDIADVNDTENTITDENHKEETHDTSCMTEEVEMNSAAEEPKNTKLPEEEEPKQETKTTGRARKRERVPKANEENDEEADASHNTDMTNISDVALKQEKLLKTSKPIQRSYVPKLGKEDVKNKFEAMQKAREERNQKRSEEEQKKRREQYVKEREYSRRKQMIKELLASSDEEEEVKPTKIEKSYVPKITGSVKGKFAEMEKQRQEEERKRTEEERKKRAAQEAIEKAKIQKELAKKAEEEGDDSFLVRVVPAKSQKHPGKIKINFEDMEKSREEELKKRTEEEKKKRYDENRRSFREAKRRSMVEQLDDVESHPKEKEQMTPGKLRLTFEEQEKERQEQQRKQAEEEARRRLEEEKKAFEEAKLGMALDDEDTQDTQGEKEEFRPGKLRLSFEELERQRLEEEQKRAEEERKRRIEEERKAFAEARKSMVVNSDDDILLAMINSDGAKPGKLAISFEDLERQRREDEQKKKEEEAKQRLEEEKKLFAEARKNMSPGLDQDNLTGYGDKEVQDEDGTLVRTESQEAMHPGKLEINFEEMLKMKEEAEKKRKAEARRQKMEMEKKEFEQMRQEMGEDEINESSEVVSTEYEELTKLKRTGSIQAKSLKSKFEKIKQLTEEEIQKKIEEERARRKEIDEKIKEREAERCQEDEDEDKTTPTKAEDVPFRQKVDMRARFEQMAKAREEEQKRKIEEQKLQRMQFEQQEIDAALQKKREEEEEEEGSIINGSAAYEDEEDHARSGAPWFKKPLKNQSVVDAEPVRFTVKITGEPKPEVTWWFEGELLPDSEDYQYIERGETYCLYLPETFPEDEGEYMCKAVNSRGTAASTCILTIETEDY; translated from the exons ATGACTGAAGTGATGAGCATGGCGGATGTGTCAACAGACATGACACATTTAAACAACACAGAAGACTTGAACGATATTGCTGATGTTAATGATACAGAGAacacaatcactgatgaaaacCATAAAGAGGAAACACATGACACGAGTTGCATGACTGAAGAGGTGGAAATGAACAGTGCTGCAGAAGAACCAAAGAACACCAAGTTACCAGAGGAGGAAGAGCCCAAACAGGAGACAAAGACCACCGGCAGGgcaagaaaaagagagagggtTCCAAAAGCGAATGAGGAAAACGATGAAGAGGCTGATGCATCACATAATACAGATATGACAAATATATCAGATGTGGCCCTAAAACAAGAG AAACTGCTTAAAACATCTAAGCCTATACAGAGAAGTTATGTTCCCAAGTTGGGGAAAGAAGATGTGAAGAATAAGTTTGAGGCCATGCAGAAAGCTAGAGAAGAGAGAAACCAAAAGAGAAGTGAGGAAGAGCAAAAGAAACGCAGAGAGCAGTACGTTAAAGAGAGAGAGTACAGTCGCAGGAAGCAAATG ATAAAGGAACTCCTCGCCTCCAGCGATGAAGAGGAAGAGGTGAAGCCGACAAAGATAGAAAAATCATATGTTCCCAAGATTACAG GCAGCGTGAAGGGGAAGTTTGCAGAGATGGAGAAACAGAGGCAGGAGGAGGAGAGGAAAAGAACAGAAGAGGAGAGAAAGAAGCGAGCTGCACAGGAGGCCATAGAGAAGGCCAAGATTCAGAAAGAGCTGGCCAAGAAAGCTGAGGAG GAAGGTGATGACAGCTTTTTGGTACGAGTAGTGCCTGCAAAATCACAGAAACATCCAGGAAAGATCAAGATCAATTTTGAGGACATGGAGAAGAGCCGAGAAGAAGAACTAAAGAAGCGAACtgaggaggagaagaagaagagataCGATGAGAACCGGCGGTCCTTCCGAGAGGCAAAGCGTCGCTCCATGGTTGAACAG ttGGACGATGTAGAGTCTCATCCCAAAGAGAAGGAGCAGATGACCCCTGGTAAACTGCGTCTGACCTTTGAAGAACAGGAAAAAGAGCGACAGGAGCAACAGAGAAAACAGGCAGAGGAGGAAGCCCGACGCAGACTGGAGGAAGAAAAAAAGGCTTTTGAAGAGGCCAAGCTGGGCATG GCCCTGGATGATGAGGACACTCAGGATACACAAGGAGAGAAGGAAGAATTTAGACCTGGTAAACTCAGACTCAGCTTTGAAGAGCTGGAAAGACAGAGGCTGGAAGAGGAACAAAAGAGAGCGGAGGAAGAAAGGAAAAGACGCATTGAAGAAGAGAGAAAAGCCTTTGCCGAGGCCAGAAAGAGCATG GTTGTAAATAGTGACGACGACATCCTTCTGGCCATGATAAACTCAGACGGGGCCAAACCCGGGAAGCTGGCCATCAGCTTTGAAGATCTGGAAAGACAGAGACGTGAAGATGagcagaaaaagaaagaagaggaGGCCAAGCAACGCCTGGAAGAGGAGAAAAAACTTTTCGCAGAAGCTCGCAAGAACATG AGCCCTGGACTGGATCAGGATAATTTGACTGGATATGGAGATAAAGAA GTGCAAGATGAAGATGGAACTCTGGTGCGGACAGAGTCACAGGAAGCAATGCATCCAGGGAAACTAGAAATCAACTTTGAGGAGATGCTGAAAATGAAAGAGGAGGCAGAGAAGAAACGCAAGGCAGAGGCCAGACGCCAGAAAATGGAGATGGAGAAGAAAGAGTTTGAACAGATGCGACAAGAGATGGGCGAG GATGAGATCAATGAAAGCTCTGAGGTGGTGAGCACCGAGTATGAGGAGCTAACAAAGCTGAAGCGGACTGGCTCCATCCAGGCCAAAAGCCTAAAATCCAAGTTTGAGAAGATCAAGCAGCTCACAGAGGAAGAGATCCAGAAGAAGATCGAAGAGGAACGAGCAAGAAGGAAAGAAATTGACGAGAAAATCAAGGAGAGAGAGGCAGAGCGCTGTCAGGAG GATGAAGATGAGGACAAAACAACTCCAACTAAAGCAGAGGATGTTCCGTTCAGACAGAAAGTGGACATGAGAGCACGGTTCGAACAAATGGCGAAGGCCAGAGAAGAGGAGCAGAAGAGGAAGATCGAAGAGCAGAAATTACAGAGGATGCAATTTGAACAACAGGAGATTGATGCTGCTCTCCAAAAA AAAagggaagaagaggaggaggaagagggtAGCATCATTAATGGCTCTGCCGCCTACGAGGATGAAGAGGACCATGCCAGGTCAGGTGCTCCATGGTTTAAAAAGCCCCTGAAAAACCAGTCGGTGGTTGACGCAGAGCCTGTGCGGTTCACAGTGAAGATCACGGGAGAACCCAAACCAGAAGTCACCTGGTGGTTTGAGGGTGAGCTGCTGCCAGACTCTGAAGACTATCAGTACATTGAGAGAGGCGAGACCTACTGCCTGTACCTGCCGGAAACTTTCCCCGAGGATGAAGGAGAGTACATGTGCAAAGCCGTCAACAGCCGAGGCACTGCCGCCAGCACCTGCATTCTCACAATTGAAA CTGAGGATTACTGA
- the nexn gene encoding nexilin isoform X3, with protein sequence MKKGKALSVCLKNSNMTEVMSMADVSTDMTHLNNTEDLNDIADVNDTENTITDENHKEETHDTSCMTEEVEMNSAAEEPKNTKLPEEEEPKQETKTTGRARKRERVPKANEENDEEADASHNTDMTNISDVALKQEIKELLASSDEEEEVKPTKIEKSYVPKITGSVKGKFAEMEKQRQEEERKRTEEERKKRAAQEAIEKAKIQKELAKKAEEEGDDSFLVRVVPAKSQKHPGKIKINFEDMEKSREEELKKRTEEEKKKRYDENRRSFREAKRRSMVEQLDDVESHPKEKEQMTPGKLRLTFEEQEKERQEQQRKQAEEEARRRLEEEKKAFEEAKLGMALDDEDTQDTQGEKEEFRPGKLRLSFEELERQRLEEEQKRAEEERKRRIEEERKAFAEARKSMVVNSDDDILLAMINSDGAKPGKLAISFEDLERQRREDEQKKKEEEAKQRLEEEKKLFAEARKNMSPGLDQDNLTGYGDKEVQDEDGTLVRTESQEAMHPGKLEINFEEMLKMKEEAEKKRKAEARRQKMEMEKKEFEQMRQEMGEDEINESSEVVSTEYEELTKLKRTGSIQAKSLKSKFEKIKQLTEEEIQKKIEEERARRKEIDEKIKEREAERCQEDEDEDKTTPTKAEDVPFRQKVDMRARFEQMAKAREEEQKRKIEEQKLQRMQFEQQEIDAALQKKREEEEEEEGSIINGSAAYEDEEDHARSGAPWFKKPLKNQSVVDAEPVRFTVKITGEPKPEVTWWFEGELLPDSEDYQYIERGETYCLYLPETFPEDEGEYMCKAVNSRGTAASTCILTIETEDY encoded by the exons ATGAAAAAAGGGAAg GCCCTGTCGGTGTGTTTGAAAAACAGCAACATGACTGAAGTGATGAGCATGGCGGATGTGTCAACAGACATGACACATTTAAACAACACAGAAGACTTGAACGATATTGCTGATGTTAATGATACAGAGAacacaatcactgatgaaaacCATAAAGAGGAAACACATGACACGAGTTGCATGACTGAAGAGGTGGAAATGAACAGTGCTGCAGAAGAACCAAAGAACACCAAGTTACCAGAGGAGGAAGAGCCCAAACAGGAGACAAAGACCACCGGCAGGgcaagaaaaagagagagggtTCCAAAAGCGAATGAGGAAAACGATGAAGAGGCTGATGCATCACATAATACAGATATGACAAATATATCAGATGTGGCCCTAAAACAAGAG ATAAAGGAACTCCTCGCCTCCAGCGATGAAGAGGAAGAGGTGAAGCCGACAAAGATAGAAAAATCATATGTTCCCAAGATTACAG GCAGCGTGAAGGGGAAGTTTGCAGAGATGGAGAAACAGAGGCAGGAGGAGGAGAGGAAAAGAACAGAAGAGGAGAGAAAGAAGCGAGCTGCACAGGAGGCCATAGAGAAGGCCAAGATTCAGAAAGAGCTGGCCAAGAAAGCTGAGGAG GAAGGTGATGACAGCTTTTTGGTACGAGTAGTGCCTGCAAAATCACAGAAACATCCAGGAAAGATCAAGATCAATTTTGAGGACATGGAGAAGAGCCGAGAAGAAGAACTAAAGAAGCGAACtgaggaggagaagaagaagagataCGATGAGAACCGGCGGTCCTTCCGAGAGGCAAAGCGTCGCTCCATGGTTGAACAG ttGGACGATGTAGAGTCTCATCCCAAAGAGAAGGAGCAGATGACCCCTGGTAAACTGCGTCTGACCTTTGAAGAACAGGAAAAAGAGCGACAGGAGCAACAGAGAAAACAGGCAGAGGAGGAAGCCCGACGCAGACTGGAGGAAGAAAAAAAGGCTTTTGAAGAGGCCAAGCTGGGCATG GCCCTGGATGATGAGGACACTCAGGATACACAAGGAGAGAAGGAAGAATTTAGACCTGGTAAACTCAGACTCAGCTTTGAAGAGCTGGAAAGACAGAGGCTGGAAGAGGAACAAAAGAGAGCGGAGGAAGAAAGGAAAAGACGCATTGAAGAAGAGAGAAAAGCCTTTGCCGAGGCCAGAAAGAGCATG GTTGTAAATAGTGACGACGACATCCTTCTGGCCATGATAAACTCAGACGGGGCCAAACCCGGGAAGCTGGCCATCAGCTTTGAAGATCTGGAAAGACAGAGACGTGAAGATGagcagaaaaagaaagaagaggaGGCCAAGCAACGCCTGGAAGAGGAGAAAAAACTTTTCGCAGAAGCTCGCAAGAACATG AGCCCTGGACTGGATCAGGATAATTTGACTGGATATGGAGATAAAGAA GTGCAAGATGAAGATGGAACTCTGGTGCGGACAGAGTCACAGGAAGCAATGCATCCAGGGAAACTAGAAATCAACTTTGAGGAGATGCTGAAAATGAAAGAGGAGGCAGAGAAGAAACGCAAGGCAGAGGCCAGACGCCAGAAAATGGAGATGGAGAAGAAAGAGTTTGAACAGATGCGACAAGAGATGGGCGAG GATGAGATCAATGAAAGCTCTGAGGTGGTGAGCACCGAGTATGAGGAGCTAACAAAGCTGAAGCGGACTGGCTCCATCCAGGCCAAAAGCCTAAAATCCAAGTTTGAGAAGATCAAGCAGCTCACAGAGGAAGAGATCCAGAAGAAGATCGAAGAGGAACGAGCAAGAAGGAAAGAAATTGACGAGAAAATCAAGGAGAGAGAGGCAGAGCGCTGTCAGGAG GATGAAGATGAGGACAAAACAACTCCAACTAAAGCAGAGGATGTTCCGTTCAGACAGAAAGTGGACATGAGAGCACGGTTCGAACAAATGGCGAAGGCCAGAGAAGAGGAGCAGAAGAGGAAGATCGAAGAGCAGAAATTACAGAGGATGCAATTTGAACAACAGGAGATTGATGCTGCTCTCCAAAAA AAAagggaagaagaggaggaggaagagggtAGCATCATTAATGGCTCTGCCGCCTACGAGGATGAAGAGGACCATGCCAGGTCAGGTGCTCCATGGTTTAAAAAGCCCCTGAAAAACCAGTCGGTGGTTGACGCAGAGCCTGTGCGGTTCACAGTGAAGATCACGGGAGAACCCAAACCAGAAGTCACCTGGTGGTTTGAGGGTGAGCTGCTGCCAGACTCTGAAGACTATCAGTACATTGAGAGAGGCGAGACCTACTGCCTGTACCTGCCGGAAACTTTCCCCGAGGATGAAGGAGAGTACATGTGCAAAGCCGTCAACAGCCGAGGCACTGCCGCCAGCACCTGCATTCTCACAATTGAAA CTGAGGATTACTGA
- the mindy4 gene encoding probable ubiquitin carboxyl-terminal hydrolase MINDY-4: protein MMGKDVEEVSASLVREYLSRKGLKKTIACMDEELPRTNSSINNRSDLRRMLHLEGLYKQNKAEEHPLKSMLEIIVKDRMSEGDKTKLHRHGDNQAHPLEQTISSSSIDMSVKRDQGCIESLWSDSTRLSESSSVSQLITSSQTSSEKTRKKSFAVHPESERSVYAISSHDLLTVSSKEGFLSEKKILDTDSQKNRSSKIRRGIMAGPIASSLQESNRRRPGRKAPSSTTATAEDFKESANWTNGLNTTNTKSKPSASLEGESNMFSNLHKGIIDHNGHERMSEVKHRLKNSAPSPKLDGLHVLEMVLDDIENEESLCDVSRTPMPELSLDKTPMDQMTATALKEIIFGSPMACFTEEWKQQNFTFSDTPGLKYGIVQKKGGPCGVLAAVQACVLQKLLFEESSSGSLDERLEVSNILRTKCLSLALADILWRAGNMKRATVAINTGRSLFTPIGRYKSDGSLEMITYVTAETLDDLTLVLEKHVRQFESGPFGCILLTISAILSRTIATIQSDMDVPTSTLIGAHGYCTQELVNLLLCGRAVSNVFDDEMKLDSGNGNFTLLKGIKARCNIGLLSLFEHYNICKVGSYLKTPKFPIWVVCSESHFSVLFCPSEDLATDHCKEEEFDLYYYDGLANQQEPIRLTVYPHCAAEAAQSDNADSDLIPPLELCIRTKWRNAVVSWNDTDPIL, encoded by the exons ATGATGGGCAAAGATGTGGAGGAGGTGTCCGCGTCTCTAGTACGGGAATATCTCAGTCGAAAG GGCCTGAAGAAAACGATAGCGTGCATGGATGAAGAGCTTCCGCGAACTAATTCAAGCATTAATAACAGATCAGATCTGCGCAGAATGCTTCACCTTGAGGGCCTCTACAAACAGAATAAG GCTGAAGAACATCCTTTGAAGTCGATGTTGGAGATTATTGTGAAGGACAGAATGAGTGAAGGTGACAAAACCAAACTACACCGTCATGGTGACAATCAAGCACATCCTCTGGAACAAACCATCTCCAGCTCTTCCATAGACATGAGTGTTAAAAGAGATCAAGGTTGTATCGAAAGTCTGTGGTCTGACAGTACAag GTTATCTGAAAGCAGCAGTGTGTCACAGCTTATTACGTCTTCCCAAACATCTTCTGAAAAGACACGAAAAAAGAGCTTTGCTGTTCACCCTGAGAGTGAGAGAAGTGTCTATGCCATTTCTAGCCATGATCTCCTAACAGTGTCATCGAAAGAGGGATTTCTCTCTGAGAAAAAGATCCTAGACACTGATAGCCAGAAAAACAGAAGCAGCAAGATTAGACGAGGCATTATGGCGGGTCCCATTGCCAGCTCTTTGCAG GAGAGTAACAGAAGACGTCCAGGCCGAAAAGCACCTTCATCTACTACAGCAACAGCAGAGGATTTTAAAGAATCAGCAAACTGGACAAATGGCCTCAATACTACAAATACAAAGTCTAAACCATCAGCCTCTCTTGAAGGGGAGAGCAACatgttttctaatttacatAAAGGAATCATAGACCACAATGGACATGAGAGGATGTCGGAAGTCAAGCATCGCTT AAAGAATTCGGCACCCAGCCCAAAACTGGATGGACTCCATGTGTTGGAAATGGTTTTGG ATGACATAGAGAATGAGGAGAGCTTGTGTGATGTTTCTAGAACACCCATGCCAGAACTAAGTTTGGACAAGACTCCCATGGACCAGATGACTGCCACT GCTCTGAAGGAGATCATCTTTGGTTCTCCCATGGCTTGTTTCACTGAGGAGTGGAAACAACAGAATTTTACCTTTTCAGATACTCCAGGTTTGAAGTATGGGATTGTACAAAAGAAG GGAGGACCCTGTGGTGTCCTTGCAGCAGTTCAGGCTTGTGTTTTACAGAAGCTTCTGTTTGAAGAATCGAGCAGTGGCTCATTGGATGA GAGACTGGAGGTATCAAAcattttgaggacaaaatgtctATCTCTGGCTTTGGCTGACATCCTATGGAGAGCCGGGAATATGAAGAGAGCCACAGTTGCAAT AAACACAGGAAGAAGTCTTTTCACCCCGATCGGACGCTACAAATCAGACGGTAGTCTAGAAATG ATAACATACGTCACTGCTGAGACCTTAGATGATCTCACTTTAGTTCTTGAGAAGCATGTGAGACAG TTTGAGTCTGGTCCCTTTGGCTGTATTCTACTTACCATCTCTGCCATCCTTTCCAGAACTATTGCAAC TATACAAAGTGATATGGATGTGCCAACCTCCACTCTCATTGGAGCTCATGGCTACTGCACACAG GAATTGGTAAATCTTTTGCTTTGTGGACGGGCAGTTTCAAACGTCTTTGATGATGAAATGAAGCTTGATTCTGGAAATGGAAATTTTACACTTCTTAAGGGAATTAAAGCACGTTGTAACATTGGGCTGCTGTCTTTATTTGAGCACTATAATATATGTAAG GTTGGATCTTACCTGAAAACTCCCAAGTTTCCAATATGGGTCGTGTGCAGCGAGAGCCATTTCAGCGTGCTCTTTTGTCCCTCTGAAGACCTGGCAACCGATCACTGCAAAGAGGAAGAGTTCGACTTGTACTATTATGATGGGCTGGCCAACCAGCAGGAACCAATTAGATTAACAGTCT ATCCACATTGTGCTGCAGAGGCTGCTCAGAGTGACAACGCAGACAGTGATCTCATCCCTCCACTGGAGCTCTGCATCAGAACCAA ATGGCGAAATGCAGTGGTCAGCTGGAATGATACAGATCCCATTCTTTGA